A portion of the Natronococcus sp. AD-5 genome contains these proteins:
- a CDS encoding DUF5786 family protein — protein MGFGSYDESEQQQQDVGDEDDEDAAVNVHENEYEGDMTVETGGSTDDLLGQLQDIKENKEE, from the coding sequence ATAGGTTTTGGTAGCTACGACGAGTCCGAGCAACAGCAACAAGACGTGGGTGACGAAGACGACGAGGATGCTGCGGTGAACGTCCACGAAAACGAGTACGAGGGAGATATGACGGTCGAAACAGGCGGCTCAACCGACGACCTCCTTGGCCAACTTCAGGACATCAAAGAAAACAAAGAGGAGTAA
- a CDS encoding RNase J family beta-CASP ribonuclease, which translates to MEIEIATIGGYEEVGRQMTAVRAGNDIVIFDMGLNLSKVLIHDNIRTEGMHSLDLIDMGAIPDDRVMSDLEGDVQAIVPTHGHLDHIGAISKLAHRYDAPIVGTPFTIELVSDEVEEEQKFDFNNDLVKMEAGETMTIGDHGCELEFVNVTHSIIQAINPVLHTPEGAIVYGLDKRIDHTPVIGDPIDMDRFREIGREGVLCYIEDCTNANKKGRTPSENVAREHLRDVLYSMEDYDGAILASTFSSHIARVKSLIEFARDIGRTPILLGRSMETYSGTAKRIGVDFPSDVEMVGYRRSIEQTLERIMNDGKENFLPIVTGHQGEPRALLTRMARGETAFELEPGDKVVYSARVIPEPTNEGQRYQAEKLLGMQGARVYSDIHVSGHLCQEGHYTMLNALQPENIIPAHQDLSGFSGYVDLASDQGYTLGRDLHTTSNGNIIQIN; encoded by the coding sequence ATGGAAATTGAAATTGCGACGATTGGCGGATACGAGGAAGTCGGTCGGCAGATGACTGCCGTCCGCGCCGGCAACGACATTGTGATCTTCGACATGGGTCTGAACTTGTCGAAGGTCCTTATTCACGATAACATCCGAACGGAAGGAATGCACAGCCTCGACCTGATCGATATGGGTGCGATCCCTGACGATCGGGTCATGAGCGACCTGGAGGGAGACGTGCAGGCGATCGTTCCGACGCACGGTCACCTCGATCACATCGGGGCGATCAGCAAACTCGCTCATCGGTACGACGCACCAATTGTCGGGACGCCGTTCACGATCGAGCTCGTGAGCGATGAGGTCGAGGAAGAGCAGAAGTTCGACTTCAACAACGATCTCGTCAAAATGGAGGCTGGCGAAACGATGACGATCGGTGACCACGGCTGTGAACTCGAATTCGTCAACGTCACCCACTCGATCATCCAGGCGATCAACCCGGTCCTACACACGCCCGAGGGTGCGATCGTCTACGGGCTCGATAAACGCATCGACCACACCCCGGTCATTGGCGACCCGATCGATATGGATCGTTTCCGTGAGATCGGTCGTGAGGGTGTTCTCTGTTACATCGAGGACTGTACAAACGCGAATAAGAAAGGCAGGACTCCCAGCGAGAACGTCGCGCGAGAACACCTCCGAGACGTCCTCTACAGCATGGAGGACTACGATGGTGCAATCCTCGCGTCAACGTTCTCCAGCCATATTGCCCGGGTCAAATCGCTCATCGAATTTGCACGAGATATCGGACGGACGCCGATCTTGCTCGGTCGATCGATGGAAACGTACTCGGGAACCGCGAAGCGGATCGGCGTCGATTTTCCATCGGATGTCGAGATGGTTGGCTACCGCCGTTCCATCGAACAGACCTTAGAACGGATCATGAACGATGGCAAAGAAAACTTCCTGCCGATCGTCACGGGCCATCAGGGCGAACCGCGGGCACTTCTCACGCGAATGGCTCGTGGTGAAACCGCGTTTGAACTCGAACCTGGCGACAAGGTGGTCTACTCCGCACGCGTAATTCCCGAGCCGACCAACGAGGGGCAACGCTACCAAGCGGAGAAATTGCTCGGCATGCAAGGAGCACGCGTCTACTCCGACATTCATGTCTCGGGCCACCTCTGCCAGGAAGGACACTACACGATGCTCAATGCGCTTCAACCGGAGAACATCATCCCTGCGCACCAGGACCTCAGCGGATTCTCGGGATACGTGGATCTCGCATCCGATCAAGGATACACACTTGGGCGGGATTTACACACCACGTCGAACGGGAACATCATTCAAATAAACTGA